The Sorangiineae bacterium MSr11367 genome window below encodes:
- the ftsW gene encoding putative lipid II flippase FtsW: MRVEAGSMRSSVAPPANMRTRIQVQLAAPLDAIPNAIKASGPMDAVLAAVVVALIGFGVIMVYSASAVDATLHYKNPHFYLTRQSLYAIAALTVLFLSSRIDYHRLYKLTYPVLAGVGILLTMCVIGLGHRGGGAARWLAIGPVHVQPAEMAKLAIVTWLAYSLAKKADRVKTFTVGFLPHLIIAGLFMVLCMKQPDFGSAIVLLLLTFTLLFVAGAKLGYIMGASILGAMFAVAAIRFSPYRYARYLAFENLVQYREGIAYQPYQSVMSFGSGQTWGLGLGRGLQTLYLPEAHTDFVAAIIGEEFGFVGISLLCGAYLLLVLRGIRAALRAPDDYGSYLAFGIATMFGVQALVNLAVALAILPTKGLTLPFVSFGGSSLLVNAAAAGILLSVSRQGGADGSR, from the coding sequence ATGAGGGTCGAAGCCGGCAGCATGCGCAGCTCCGTCGCGCCGCCCGCCAACATGCGGACGCGCATCCAGGTGCAACTCGCCGCGCCGCTCGATGCGATCCCGAATGCCATCAAGGCCTCGGGGCCGATGGATGCCGTGCTCGCGGCGGTCGTCGTCGCCCTCATCGGCTTCGGCGTGATCATGGTGTACAGCGCCTCGGCCGTCGATGCGACGCTGCATTACAAGAACCCGCACTTCTATCTGACGCGTCAGAGCCTCTACGCGATTGCCGCGCTCACCGTGCTCTTTCTCTCGAGCCGCATCGACTACCATCGCCTCTACAAGCTGACGTACCCCGTGCTCGCGGGCGTCGGCATCCTGCTCACGATGTGCGTCATCGGCCTCGGGCATCGCGGTGGTGGTGCCGCGCGCTGGCTAGCCATCGGTCCCGTGCACGTCCAGCCCGCGGAGATGGCCAAGCTGGCCATCGTCACCTGGCTCGCCTATTCGCTGGCCAAAAAGGCCGATCGCGTGAAGACGTTCACCGTCGGCTTTCTGCCGCACTTGATCATCGCCGGCCTCTTCATGGTCCTCTGCATGAAGCAGCCCGACTTCGGCAGCGCCATCGTTCTCTTGCTTCTCACGTTTACCCTGCTCTTCGTGGCGGGGGCCAAGCTCGGCTACATCATGGGCGCCTCCATCCTCGGCGCCATGTTCGCCGTGGCGGCCATCCGATTCAGCCCGTACCGCTACGCGCGCTACCTCGCCTTCGAGAACCTCGTGCAGTACCGCGAGGGCATCGCCTACCAGCCGTATCAGTCGGTCATGTCGTTCGGCTCCGGGCAGACCTGGGGCCTCGGTTTGGGGCGCGGGCTTCAAACCTTGTACTTGCCCGAGGCGCACACCGACTTTGTGGCCGCCATCATCGGCGAGGAGTTCGGCTTCGTGGGCATCTCCCTCCTGTGCGGCGCGTACCTTCTCCTCGTGCTCCGCGGCATCCGCGCCGCGCTGAGGGCGCCCGACGACTACGGCAGCTACCTGGCGTTCGGTATTGCCACGATGTTCGGCGTGCAGGCCCTGGTCAACCTGGCGGTGGCGCTCGCCATTCTGCCGACCAAAGGGCTGACCTTGCCGTTCGTGAGCTTTGGTGGCTCGTCGCTCTTGGTGAACGCCGCCGCTGCAGGCATCCTGCTGAGCGTGTCGCGACAAGGTGGAGCCGATGGCAGCAGGTGA